CCCGCCAACGGATCCCCGGCTTCTACGCCGATACCGCCAATCTGGTTCTGGTGGATTTAGATGACAACAGCAAGCAAGCGATCACCACGGACTGGGATCGCTCTGTGTCTAGCTGGACTTGGAATGAGGACAGTGATGGTTTTTATGCTGCCATTGATGATGCAGGCACCAGTCGGCTATATAAAATTAGCGTAAAAGGTAAGGTAAAAGCTATCACCCAAGCCACCAACTTCGGCAAACCGGCAATAAGTAATGACGGCACCTTAGTTGCTACCAATGACAGCTTTTTGTACCCCGCTCGCTTAGTGAAGGTCAATCCCCGTAACGGTAACACCACCCGTTTAGACACCTTTAACGATGACATCCTTAAAGATGTGGATATGGGCAGCTATGAGTCGGTGACCTATAAAGGCTACAACGGCGATGATATTCAGATGTGGGTGCACTACCCCCCAGGCTTTGATAAGCAAAAGAAATATCCGCTGATGATGCTGGTACACGGTGGGCCGCACAATGCCATCACCGACGGCTTCCACTACCGCTGGAACGCCCAAACCTTCGCGTCTTGGGGCTATGTCACGGCTTGGCCTAATTTCCATGGTTCCAGTGGTTTTGGGCAAGCATTTGCCGATTCCATCAACCCGGACTGGAAGAACAAGTCACTGGAGGATGTGCTTAAAGCCACCGAGTGGTTTGCAGCCAAGCCCTGGATTGACTCAGATCGCATGGTAGCCGGTGGTGCCAGTTATGGCGGTTACTTAACATCCATCATTCTGGGCAGCCAGCATCCCTTCAAAGCCCTGCTGATCCACGCAGCTGTGTATAACATGTACTCACAGATGGCGGCAGACTTTGCAGTGCACGCCACCCGCTTTGGTCACTACTGGGAAAAGCCAGAAATTTATCAGGCCATTTCACCCCATTACTTTGCCGGAAACTTTAATACCCCGACATTGGTTATTCATGGGCAAAAGGATTACCGCGTCCCTGTGGGGCAGGGGTTTGAACTATTCCGCACCCTGCAAAGCCGAGGGGTGGAATCACGCATGATTTACTTCCCAGATGAAAACCACTGGATTATGAAACCCAATAACTCCATTTATTGGTATAACCAAGTAGAAGACTGGATGACAAAATTCGCCGCCCCAGGTGGGCGCTGAAATTAACTTAGGTCAACAACAGCCGGATGCAGTAAGCATCCGGCGTTATACACTCAGATCAACAGACTCCCCCTGCGACTTGGGGAAATAGATCTGGCTCGCAATCAAGGAAATGATCATGAAACCATTACTGCTCTGTCTGGCTACCCTGTGCGTCAGTGGCTCAGTGCTCGCCGCCCCGTTACAGTTTGGTACTGGTGCCGATGACAGCAAGCTTACCCCAATATCCCAAGTACTGGCCGATCCCATCCCCTTTTTAACTCAGCCTGTAACAGTAAAGGGCACCATTGTCGGAGTCTGTGAAAAGCGCGGCTGCTGGGTCAAACTGGCGTCGGATAAACGCTTCCAACAGCTGAGAATTAAAGTGAAAGATGGTGACATGGTATTTCCCCTCAGCACCAAAGGTCGTGATGCCCTGGCCACCGGCACACTTCAGCCACTGGAATATGATTTAGATACCACCCGGCGCATCTTGGCCAATAATGCCCAACAGCAAGGGGAAACATTTGACCCCGCCAGTGTGACAACTGCCATGACGGTATATCAGTTGGTACCAACCGGAGTCACCATCCTTGACTAACATGCGGATAAGCAAGAGAAACACACGCCGACGTCCTATCAACTGGTTCCGACTCACCCGCAGCTTACATCGGGACATCGGCTATTTCTGTATTGGCATGACGTGCGTGTTTGCGGTATCCGGTATTGCGGTTAATCATCTGGATGACTGGAATGCTAATTATGTAATATGACCTTGCTTACTGGCAGGTATTCTTGTCCCGCTGGGCTACATCTTGATCTGATATATCGCTATCTATGATGACGACAGAAATAGGATATTGAACTGTAAATGTCCCTTTCCCAACATGGTATCACTGTAGTTACTAACAAAGTTATCAACAGGAAGATAAAGCGACTTTTACCGCAAAAAACCTAAAACTTTATACTTAAAAATAAACACTTAGTCTGTTTTTATCCCCAAATACAAATCTGATAATTCTTCTTCAACCCAGCAAATTAAACATTTTATTAACATTTAACTTTTACTCTCTCACGACGGGATATAACAACACACAACCTGTGCATGAAATCACTTCTGAGTCGCACCTCCGCAACCAGGCTGTTATTTCATCCCGATAACCCAATACCAACCTGAAACTTTGTTCATCATCACAATAAAAATACGCAACAAAATAAGTTTAAGGGTATGAATATTAGTAACTTATTTAATTAACTTCGACACCATCCCCATGAGGGGCACATGCAGGCGTTTCTATCAATGACGCCGCGAAAAACCTTGATCGATGATAAAATTCAGAGAAATTTCTCCAGTCAATTGACGGCTATGAATCCATTGCGTCCCCGTCTTAATCACTGGCGACAGATATATCGACTATTGCACCACCCCGCATTACGTTATGTGCTTAATCTGCGCGCCAATATTGCATCTTTAAGTTTTATTACCTGTTCGCTACCCCTGTTTCTGATGGGGCAAGTCACTACAGGTATTGCCCTGTCACTGGGCAGTATTGCCTGTGGCTTAGCCGATACCGCCAGCGTCAGCCGCCACCGGGTGATTGACTTCGTTATCACTCTGGGGCTGTTTTTCCTCAACAGCTTGGCGGTAGTGCTGCTGTTTAGTCATACTGCGGCTTTCGTGGCCTATATTGGACTGAGCAGCTTTTTCCTCTTTATGCTGGCACTGTATTCTCCTCGGCTTGGTGGCATCGGTTTTGCCACCATTTTGTTGGGGATCTACACCATGATCCTGCACAGCCCCACCCTGTCTATCTGGCATTTACCACTGGCATTGTCGATTGGCGCTATCTGGTACGGTTTGTGGCAATGGCTGGCAAATCGTACCTTACCTGGCCAGGAAGACCGGGATCTGCTGTATGAAATTTTCCAGTCCCTTGGACGTAAACTGCAATCCCATGCCTGGCCGTTGACCCACAGTGGCGACTACAACACCTTTGTGGAAACCGCACGGCTGCGGGCAGTTTATAGCGCTAAATTTAATGCATTGCAGAACCGGGTTAACCAACAGCTATCCGCCGGGGAAAACCGCCCTGAGCTGGGGCGGCTTCTCAGTGCGATGAAAGCAGCTGACAGCGTATCTGAACAAACCCGGCTGATGCACTTTACCCCCAGCCCGGCATTTCAAATCGCCCACAGTGACTGGCTCGAAAAAATTGATCGCCTGACCCGAGAGATGGCTGAAAGTCTTCGGAGCATCAAACCTGGCAATAGTGGGTTTACCCTGCCAGACATCGACTTTACTGCGCTGCGTCAAGCACCGGAAGATGACAGCTTTCGCCGCGAGAGCCTGCTGGCACTTGGCTTTATTGATAAGCTGGAATTGATTTATATCGCGCTGGCGGAGCTGAAAACTGACTCAGTGCATATCTGTCGGCCCCATCCAGCGACAGATAGTGGTGCTCATCATTGCCATTTTTCCTGGCGAACACCCGCAATGCTGTGGCAGCGCTTTATCAGTCAGATGACGCTGGATTCCAGTTATTTTCGTCATGCTTTACGGGGGGCATTATGTCTGACCGTCGGGCTGATTATTGTGCGCTGGTATGATTTGGAATTTGGCTTCTGGACCCTGATGACCAGCCTACTGGTGCTACGCCCAAACCTGTCAATGACTTGGTCGCGACTGTTACACCGACTGGGCGGTACCCTTTCAGGGCTGGCCGTGGTAGCACTAATGCTGCACTGGCAGGTACATAGCCTGACATTACTGCTGGTGTTCTGTCTTGCTGCAATTGTGTTTTTCCATACCTCCGCCCGCCAGTATGGCATTAGCGTTTTTTGTGTGACCCTGTTTGTATTTTCCGGTTTTGCCCTCAATGGTCAGGGAAATATTATCTTGCTGCCACGACTGGAAAATACCCTACTGGGAGTCGCGCTACCGATTATCTTTGTGTTTTTTATCGCCCCGGGCTGGCAAAAACATGCCTTCCCCAGCCAACTACTCAACACAGTGAATGGTTATCTGGGATATCTGACAACACTAAAACAGCAACTGCAATCTGGTAGTCAGGCTGACGCGGCGTTACTAGAAGAAAATTTCCGGCTCTGTGTGCGTAACGATACCAACCTGTTTGATCACTGGCTGGGTTATCTGGCGGAACCCAGACCCCGTAACAAAACCTCAGAAGCCATTGTACTGTGCTGCCGCAGCTCCAATATTATGCTGCGTTTACTCACCCGGCTGCACCATGGTCCCAGAGATAACAGCATGGCATTACAACAGGCTCTGGATTTGACCATCAGTGATTTTACGCACCTGCTTGAAGGGTTGCAGCGTAGTCATACTTCACCACACTTCTTTGATTATCTGAGTGATCATCAGGCAGAAATTACCCCTAAGCTAAAAGAGTTGGAACATCAAAGCGGTCAATTAACTATGATTGATATCCTGCATTATCTGCGTCAGGAAGTCGAAATCCTTGGCCGCTGATGCTAGATGCTAGATGCTAGATGCTAGATGCTAGATGCTAGATGCTAGATGCTAGATGCTAGCCAAGTAGATAAAAAAATCCCCGCTACACAGGGGATTTTTTTATAGGGTCTGGCGATACTGTTTTGGCGTTAGCCCAAACATTTGTCGGAATCTGGCACTGAATCGCGCCTCAGACTGATAACCACAAGCCAAAGCAGTATCCAATGCCGAGTAATCCTGTTGTAACAGGGACAAGGCATGCATCATGCGGATCCGAGTTAACAATGGCCGAAACCCAGTTTGCTGCGCGGCCAACTTGCGTGTCATGGTGGCACGGCTCATATGAAAGGTGCGGCAGACTTGTTCTAATTGATAATCCCGTCCCGGCTCGGCAGCAAAATAGCGGCTAAGTTTATCCACCAATGACTCACGGTCAGCCGGAAACAAGCCTCCCAGTGCGCCATGGTGCCGCAATTGCGCATAAAAACCCTGCAGCAAATGTTGTTGCGCACTGTGACACAACGTGGGCATCTGATATAAGGTATCGAAATACCAACTCAGAGTCCCATCCACTGCCAATATTGGCGGGGCTGAGGCGATATCAGCATAGTCCCCTGCTGCCATTTCCGGGGGAGATAACAGCCCTAAAGTGCGGGAGGTAAATTGCCCGGCGCTGGGTTCATTACTGAAGGTTAAACTGGTGCCAGCTGGCACCAATAGCCAGTGGCTAGCAGTGAGGGTTAAGGTCTGCTCTTGCCACCACAATTGTTTTGCGCCTTTTTCTACCCAAATCAATGTTGGCATATGGATAAACACATTCCGTAGTGACTGGCGAGCACGGCCACTAAAGCGGCCGGGAAGAACCAATTTTTGACTCATAACACTCCTCAGCGCCACCGCATTTAAGCGCTTATTGCCCCTTGTTGGTATAAGTGGCTGTTAACTTAGCATGGGCTAAAGATTTTGCCCGCAGCATATAGCCCACTAACGCAGCAGAGGCATTATCCGGCAGTGCTAACTTAGCATCGGGCAATGCCCAGACGGTAAATTGATATCTGTGCATACCATCACCTGCAGGAGGGCACACGCCACCAAAACCCTGCCCGCCATAGTCATTGGTTAACTCATCAGCCCCTTTGATATGGCCGGATGCACCACGTTTTAGCGTGGTCGTTTTTACCGGAATATTCACTACCTGCCAATGCCACCAGCCACTGCCGGTCGGCGCATCTGGATCAAAAGCCGTCACCGCATAACTCTTGGTGCCCGCTGGTGCCCCCTGCCAACTCAACTGCGGAGAAAGGTTACCGCCACTACAACCAAACCCCTGATAAACAAAGGTGTCAGCCATCGGGCTGCCTTCCTGAATATCCCGACTGGTCAGTGTCATGGCGCTGGCTGTCAGAGGCAAAAGCCCCAGTAGTGCAATCAGTGTCATTTTTTTCATCATCAATTCCCCACATCCTATTCTCGTTACCCATGCTAAGCCCCGTAAGCATTTAATTGACTAAGCAATCACTATCTGGCCGGCGTCAGCGCGTGAAATAAGTGTATCCAAGCTTTTGGTGATAAACGGGCACAAAAAAGCTCATTTACCCAACCCAAGTCCAGATAAATGAGCTTTTGCGTAGCATCACTGTCAGTGCAAATCAGCACACTGTCTCAGGGTCAGTAATGCCCTTCATTAAATGCTTTTTCATACCGCACCACTTTTTTCAGATAATTGCGCGCTTCAGCTTTAGGGTGCTTCTGAGTCAACGCCCAATAGACTTGTTTGGGTTGCAGCGAATTTAAATCCCGCATCGCCCTTGCTCTATCATGGCTAAACGTCTCCAATACCCCTCCAGCACCGCCGTTATATGCCGAGATCATCGAATAACTCAGCACAGTGGCATTGCGAATATCCTTAAAATAACGGGTTTTAAGTATGTGGAAATAGGCCGCACCAGTATCAATGTTATTGGCTGGATTAAACAGATACCAACGGTTAGGGCGTCCCGGCTTGTGCTTAATCAGCTTAAAGACATCTGCCCCGGCCGTCTTAGGCACAATCTGCATCAGACCAAATGCACCAGCATCACTGACCGCATAAGGGTTAAAGCTGGACTCAGTTTTAATGATGGCATAAAGCAATGCTTCATCAATGCCATATCGACGGGAAGCTGCCTGAATTAAATGCGCATACTGATATTCCCGCTGCGCCAGATGATCTTTCACCATATCAAATTCAACATAATAAGCATTGCCGTGCTTCAGCGCTTTATGCTGGAGTTTATGGTCAATCAGATAATCAGCATAACGGTTAGCACGCCACTGCCACTCGATAAATTTACCATCATGATCCCGCACCTGCCCTAGCAGAAACGGTTTACCATCCAGTGGCACACTCTTATCGGTAAACAGCTCCACCTTAGAGGGATCAGACGGCAGTAATAAAGTTTCGATAATGGCTTTTTGCAGTCGAGCCTTGGGCTGATTCGGGTCTATGGTACTGACCCAGATTTTTCCCTTGTCAAAATCAATATGGGCCCGGGTACGGTAACCATCCAGATACTTCACATACTGGTGCTTGCTAGCCTCCATGTAGTTATCTGAACCCCACTCATGTTTAACTCGCTTGGAAAAATGCTTAATCAGCGCTTCAAACGCCTGATGTTCCGGAGGGGACTCAGGATGATACTGCTGGATGACTGGTTCAGATACGACCGGATGAAACACAGGTTTTGGGGCTACCGGAGGAATATACACAGGGGCATAAGCGTCAGGTTTTGGTTTCGGCTTAGGCGGAATATATGGCTCGTTATAAATGGTTTGATGACTAACCGGTGCAGGGGCCACACACTGGACTGGTCGCTGTACACAGGATGACAGTACTAACGCGGCTATCAGGGGAAACAAAAACTTCATGGGGAAGGACAGTCAACACCTTACTTGAGGGACACAGCTTATCAAAAGCGACCCCGGGAGTAACAAAGTGAAACCCGAGGCGGATTTCCCATTCTCAGCGTTGAAAATCCCTGCATCGCAAGTGAAATCACTGATGAGTAAATGAAATATCCATAATGTGTGAATCCGGTAGAAACAGTGCCGGACAAAGCGGGTCATCATACAATCTTTGTCTGCGGATTCATTATGAAACATGTCATTATCGGCTCAACGACCCAAGCGAAAATTGATGCCACCCGTGATGCCTTCGCCCAGCTGTACCCCCATGAACAATTTATCTATACCGCATTAAAAGTACCGACAGGAATACGTCCTCAGCCCATTACCCCGGAAGAAACCCTGACCGGGGCCTGTAATCGGGTGCACAATGCGCGGGTCAATCGCCCAGATGGGGATTTTTATGTCGGTATTGAGGCCGGACTGGATGGCGATCTCACCTTTGCGTGGTTAGTGGTTGAAGATCAACAAGGGCTACAAGGACGAGCAAAATCAGCCGGTTTCCCCTTGCCTCCCAGAGCCATGGCCAAATTAGCTCAAGGCGCTGAGCTAGGCAATTTACTCGATGAATTATTTCATAAACACAATGTGAAGCAGATGGGGGGCGCCATTGGAGAATTAACCGGTCATCGACTATCCCGGGCCAGCACTTACCGGGACGCCATGATGCTGGCCTTGATCCCGCTGAACCATCCAGATCTGTATCGCAGCTGATAAGGCTTTGCCTAGAGACTTGTTATGATTGCTGGCACACCTATGCCGAACAAAAGACAAAAACGCCGGCATAGGCCGGCGTAGCCAAACATTATTTCTCTATTGATTCACGGGCTTTACGGGCCGCATCTTCAGTCCACTGCAGTGCGCCTTTGGCCATATCTTTGGCACCACTCCAAGCACCCTTTCCTTCTTTATCCGCATGATCAGCCATAGAATCTTTGGCTTTATCCAACATATCTGCGCTGGCATCCTTACCTTCTTTCAACCACTCTTCCCCAGAAGACTTACCATTTTCCCAGGCTGTAACCGCGGTCTCCTTGATGGCCTCGCTGGCCTGATGCGCTTTTTCCTGAACATCCTGCCAAGACTGCGCCTGGGCTGACACACTGGCCAACACCAATAATCCCATCAAAAAAATCTTACTTTTCATTGCATAGTATCCTCAAATCCGACACATCATTTTAGCGATACCTGATACGCTTGTTCAGCTTAATTTATCTTTATGCACATTTATCCATGAAGACTTATTGGCGAAAAATTCCAATCACCTCACCGCTAGCTTGTTCAGCCACAGGTTTATCCACCTGTTGCTCGTGATAATCACATTCAGTGCAAGCTACTGTCTCTACGCCGTTATCCTGGTACAGATAAACACTGTCTAATGCTTGGCAGCCCGGGCAGCGGGCTCCAGCCACAAAACGTTTTTTATTTCTGCTCATACGCTCTTTTCCCTGTTACTGTCTGTCACCCAAAGCATTGGCGCGATCCTTTCCCATCTTATCAGGGATACGTTATTATGCCGCCCTGTTGATTACCCCATCCAGCCAAGACTGTAAAATTCATGATCACTATTAGCGATGCAGAACTGATCCGCGGCAGCAAAACCCTGCTGTCCGAGACTTCCCTGACTATTTATCCCGGCCATAAAGTCGGCCTGGTCGGTGCCAATGGCACCGGAAAATCATCCCTGCTTGCCCTGATCATGGGTGATATTGCCTTGGATAAAGGGGAAATCAAACTCCCCGCCGCTTGGGCAATTGCCTCCGTAGCGCAGCATACTCCAGCACTGGATACCCCGGCACTGGAATATGTGCTTGACGGTGACAGGGAGTTTCGTGAGCTTGAAGCGCAACTGGCCGAGGCGGAAAGCCGTAACGACGGTAACGCCATTGCCACACTGCACGGTAAGCTTGATGCCATCGGTGGCTACAGCATCCGTGCCCGTGCCGGCGCCCTGTTAGCCGGTCTGGGCTTTGCCCAAGAGCAACAAAATCAACCGGTCAGAAGTTTCTCCGGTGGCTGGCGCATGCGCCTGAACCTGGCTCAGGCACTGCTGTGCCGCTCCGATCTACTACTGCTCGATGAGCCAACCAACCACTTAGATCTGGACACCATGTACTGGCTGGAAGGCTGGATTAAATCCTATCAGGGCACCTTGGTGCTGATCAGTCACGACCGGGATTTTATCGACGGTATTGTTGATGAGATTGTCCACTTAGAACAACAGAAACTGAACCATTACAAAGGTAACTACAGCGCCTTTGAGCGTATTCGGGCCGAACGCATGGCGCAGCAACAGGTCGCCTATGAGCGGCAGCAAAAAGAACGCGCCCATATGCAGTCATTTGTTGACCGCTTCCGTGCGAAAGCCAGTAAGGCCAAACAGGCCCAGAGCCGACTGAAAGCACTGGAGCGCATGACTGAACTACTGCCAGCTAAAGCTGATTCTCAGTTCACCATGGCCTTTCGCCAGCCTGATGCTCTGCCCAACCCATTGATTAAGATGGAGCATGTTTCCGCGGGTTATGGTGATAAAGAAATTCTAAAAAAAGTGCAACTCAACCTAGTTCCGGGCGCTCGTATTGGTCTGCTGGGACGTAACGGGGCCGGTAAATCGACGCTGATCAAACTGCTAGCTGGAGAAATTCAGCCGATGACAGGCCTGTATGAACCCAACCCCGGGCTCAATATCGGTTACTTTGCTCAGCACCAAATTGATTTTCTGCGGATGGAAGACAGCCCACTGCAACATCTGGCACGGCTAGCCCCGGATGCCAGAGAGCAGGAGTTGCGGGACTTTCTGGGCTGCTTTGGTTTTAACGGCGATATGGCACTGGCCAAGGTCAAGCCTTTCTCTGGCGGTGAAAAAGCCCGGCTGGTACTGGCCCTGCTCGTCTGGCAAAAACCCAATCTGCTGTTGCTTGACGAACCAACCAACCACTTGGATCTGGAAATGCGTCACGCCCTGACCATGGCGATGCAAAGCTTTGAAGGTGCCATGGTGGTGGTCTCCCACGACCGACACCTACTGCGGTTATCCTGTGATGACTATTATCTGGTGGATAAGGGTGAAGTGCAGCCATTTAATGGCAACTTAGAAGATTACCACCAGTGGCTACTGGATGCGGCCAAAGCTGCTCGCACAGAACAGGAAGGCGATAAAACTGATACCGCCAAACCTCAGGTAGATAAAAAACTGCAAAAACGGCTGGAAGCTGAACTGCGGCAGAAATTGTCCCCCCTGAAAAAGCAGCAACAAAAGCAGGAAAAAGCACAGCAAGAATTCAATGACCGGCTGAGTGAAATTGAACAAATGCTGGCCGATGCCCCCATCTATGATGCAGAAAATAAAAGCAAACTGACAGAAATCTTGCAGGAACGGACAAAATTAAGCCAATCTCTTGAAGAAAGTGAGATGCAATGGCTTGAACTGCAGGAGTCGATCGATATGATGGAACAGGAAGCAGGTTTACTGCTGTAGTCGGCATTTAGCCGGTTGTTAACTCTTTCCTGAAAGGAGTCCGTGTGGATACTTTCGATCAACGTCTCTGGCAAACTTGTGAAGCTCAATATGCCAGGCACAAGGATCTCTGCCTTGAACTGCAAAATAAATATCAGATCAACGTGAACCTGCTACTACTAGCATGGTATCTGGATGGTCAGGATTCGGGACTGGAACCTGAGCAATGGCAGGGATTAACTGACACGATTCAAAGCTGGGAAGACAGACTATTGACCCCATACCGGCGTCTGCGCCAACTGGGGAAGCCCAACATGACTGAAGATGAGTATCAAAAGATGCTGGATGTGGAACTGACCCTGGAGCGTAAAGCCCAGCAGATGATTCTGCGACAATTAAACCAGCAGGAGATCCATCATCCTAGCCACAATCTGCGTAACTATCTGGCCCTGTTCAATCTGGATGAAAACAGTGTGGCTGAGCTAAGTGCTGATGCTAGCCTGTTAGCTTAGTTAAACTGTCCGCCAGCAATGTGGCATTGCGGGCGCACAGACCATAAATACTCAGCTGGGGGTTCGCCCCCAGACTGGTTGGAAACACTGAGCCGTCAAATACGGACAGATTATCCAGATAATGGCTGCGCCCGTGACTACTCACCATCGCTTGCTGGCGATCCTCCCCCATAGGGCAACCGCCCATCACATGAGCTGATGCCACCACAGTTTTCAGTGGGGCTAACCCCAACTGACTGATTTCCTGTTTTGCCTCACGCCATGAAGCATAATATCCGCCGCCCTCAGCAATCGGCAGCACCTGTCTGGCTCCGGCAGCAAATTGCAGTTCTGCCATTCGCAGCAGCGCATGTCTGGCCGCCTGCCAGAAGGCTTCTGTAAGCGGGTAATCCAGCACAATACGGCCATTGGGTTGTAATATCACACTGCCTCCCGGCGCATCGGCGCTAAATCCATCTCGCATCAGAGCAATGGTTACCTGCAGATGATTCATTTGCTGCATCAACGCCGCATGGCTGCGGCCATATCCCACAGTTTTAGACGCCAGTAATACGGGGTGTACCGGCGGCACTTCCAGCTTATAGCCCAACTCACCGCTGACGCCATCACGCCAGAGGAACTGATCTGAATATATGGATTGGGGCGCGCCACTGTGGGCATTAATATTATCATCAAATAAGGCGCCACTGAGCACTGACGGGTGTAAGAATGTTCTCCTGCCAAGAATGCCGTAAGGATCTGGTAACCAAGAACGCAACATCAGCGCCGGAGTATGGATAGCACCCCCGGCCAGA
This region of Shewanella sp. NFH-SH190041 genomic DNA includes:
- a CDS encoding FUSC family membrane protein → MQAFLSMTPRKTLIDDKIQRNFSSQLTAMNPLRPRLNHWRQIYRLLHHPALRYVLNLRANIASLSFITCSLPLFLMGQVTTGIALSLGSIACGLADTASVSRHRVIDFVITLGLFFLNSLAVVLLFSHTAAFVAYIGLSSFFLFMLALYSPRLGGIGFATILLGIYTMILHSPTLSIWHLPLALSIGAIWYGLWQWLANRTLPGQEDRDLLYEIFQSLGRKLQSHAWPLTHSGDYNTFVETARLRAVYSAKFNALQNRVNQQLSAGENRPELGRLLSAMKAADSVSEQTRLMHFTPSPAFQIAHSDWLEKIDRLTREMAESLRSIKPGNSGFTLPDIDFTALRQAPEDDSFRRESLLALGFIDKLELIYIALAELKTDSVHICRPHPATDSGAHHCHFSWRTPAMLWQRFISQMTLDSSYFRHALRGALCLTVGLIIVRWYDLEFGFWTLMTSLLVLRPNLSMTWSRLLHRLGGTLSGLAVVALMLHWQVHSLTLLLVFCLAAIVFFHTSARQYGISVFCVTLFVFSGFALNGQGNIILLPRLENTLLGVALPIIFVFFIAPGWQKHAFPSQLLNTVNGYLGYLTTLKQQLQSGSQADAALLEENFRLCVRNDTNLFDHWLGYLAEPRPRNKTSEAIVLCCRSSNIMLRLLTRLHHGPRDNSMALQQALDLTISDFTHLLEGLQRSHTSPHFFDYLSDHQAEITPKLKELEHQSGQLTMIDILHYLRQEVEILGR
- a CDS encoding YbhB/YbcL family Raf kinase inhibitor-like protein, with amino-acid sequence MKKMTLIALLGLLPLTASAMTLTSRDIQEGSPMADTFVYQGFGCSGGNLSPQLSWQGAPAGTKSYAVTAFDPDAPTGSGWWHWQVVNIPVKTTTLKRGASGHIKGADELTNDYGGQGFGGVCPPAGDGMHRYQFTVWALPDAKLALPDNASAALVGYMLRAKSLAHAKLTATYTNKGQ
- a CDS encoding S9 family peptidase, with the protein product MKKVGISLLCAMLPLASAVAEENKPLSVDVLWQLNRIGSPIISPDGEQIIAPVTQYNVDTDKGATQLYLFNEDGKTQRPLTVVGMRVSEPVFSPDGKTLAFISKRNDDEAGQIYLLPMDGPGEAQRLTDVPTGVYGIKWVGEHIYFISRIYPGQNWDEMGEQLKADKDDKVSAQQWNALPYSHFDHWLDENKQAHVFRIAVKGGEVEAITQPLNIELPRAYQSASSYDIHPDGKQIAFNANGWENQVDPNIDIFLATIGSNNAVNLTAENPAPDASPQFSPDGDTLAYTRQRIPGFYADTANLVLVDLDDNSKQAITTDWDRSVSSWTWNEDSDGFYAAIDDAGTSRLYKISVKGKVKAITQATNFGKPAISNDGTLVATNDSFLYPARLVKVNPRNGNTTRLDTFNDDILKDVDMGSYESVTYKGYNGDDIQMWVHYPPGFDKQKKYPLMMLVHGGPHNAITDGFHYRWNAQTFASWGYVTAWPNFHGSSGFGQAFADSINPDWKNKSLEDVLKATEWFAAKPWIDSDRMVAGGASYGGYLTSIILGSQHPFKALLIHAAVYNMYSQMAADFAVHATRFGHYWEKPEIYQAISPHYFAGNFNTPTLVIHGQKDYRVPVGQGFELFRTLQSRGVESRMIYFPDENHWIMKPNNSIYWYNQVEDWMTKFAAPGGR
- the yjjX gene encoding inosine/xanthosine triphosphatase; its protein translation is MKHVIIGSTTQAKIDATRDAFAQLYPHEQFIYTALKVPTGIRPQPITPEETLTGACNRVHNARVNRPDGDFYVGIEAGLDGDLTFAWLVVEDQQGLQGRAKSAGFPLPPRAMAKLAQGAELGNLLDELFHKHNVKQMGGAIGELTGHRLSRASTYRDAMMLALIPLNHPDLYRS
- a CDS encoding DUF4920 domain-containing protein; translation: MKPLLLCLATLCVSGSVLAAPLQFGTGADDSKLTPISQVLADPIPFLTQPVTVKGTIVGVCEKRGCWVKLASDKRFQQLRIKVKDGDMVFPLSTKGRDALATGTLQPLEYDLDTTRRILANNAQQQGETFDPASVTTAMTVYQLVPTGVTILD
- a CDS encoding helix-turn-helix transcriptional regulator, with translation MSQKLVLPGRFSGRARQSLRNVFIHMPTLIWVEKGAKQLWWQEQTLTLTASHWLLVPAGTSLTFSNEPSAGQFTSRTLGLLSPPEMAAGDYADIASAPPILAVDGTLSWYFDTLYQMPTLCHSAQQHLLQGFYAQLRHHGALGGLFPADRESLVDKLSRYFAAEPGRDYQLEQVCRTFHMSRATMTRKLAAQQTGFRPLLTRIRMMHALSLLQQDYSALDTALACGYQSEARFSARFRQMFGLTPKQYRQTL
- the mltC gene encoding membrane-bound lytic murein transglycosylase MltC, with amino-acid sequence MKFLFPLIAALVLSSCVQRPVQCVAPAPVSHQTIYNEPYIPPKPKPKPDAYAPVYIPPVAPKPVFHPVVSEPVIQQYHPESPPEHQAFEALIKHFSKRVKHEWGSDNYMEASKHQYVKYLDGYRTRAHIDFDKGKIWVSTIDPNQPKARLQKAIIETLLLPSDPSKVELFTDKSVPLDGKPFLLGQVRDHDGKFIEWQWRANRYADYLIDHKLQHKALKHGNAYYVEFDMVKDHLAQREYQYAHLIQAASRRYGIDEALLYAIIKTESSFNPYAVSDAGAFGLMQIVPKTAGADVFKLIKHKPGRPNRWYLFNPANNIDTGAAYFHILKTRYFKDIRNATVLSYSMISAYNGGAGGVLETFSHDRARAMRDLNSLQPKQVYWALTQKHPKAEARNYLKKVVRYEKAFNEGHY
- a CDS encoding YheV family putative zinc ribbon protein, whose amino-acid sequence is MSRNKKRFVAGARCPGCQALDSVYLYQDNGVETVACTECDYHEQQVDKPVAEQASGEVIGIFRQ